Below is a window of Trichosurus vulpecula isolate mTriVul1 chromosome 4, mTriVul1.pri, whole genome shotgun sequence DNA.
CGGGCAAagcagaggtggggaggaagtcattctaggcatagggaactGTATGAATAAAGAAGAACAGAATGGATATTAAGGTAGGGTGTGTAGAAAGGCAGGGAGCAAGCAGTTTGTCTGGGGCCTGTGGATGGGAGTGCATGAAGGGGGAGAGGGCAGCATCATCTTATGAAGGatcttgaatgccaagcagattTTGAGCTTTATTCCTTAGGTAATAGGGTCTTCTGATAAAAGTGTTTGTAGTCCAGAGTTTTGATGAAATTTGAAAGAACatgcccttcttctctttctttttcctcacttttttATATGCCTACACTGATAatatttttgctttcattttccaaaaaaaaatttttttatatcatataCTATAATACTTAGATTGGTAATACACATTAACATTCACTCAAAGGGCCAGGATCTGAACAAGCCAGGGGAATGAAATATAGGGAACCTAAAGAAAATTTAATAAGTTATCTTTTACTAAATAGCCTTTCATAGGATGTTTTGTTGGTCAGAAGTTCTtgctagggttttgtttttttgtttttacctcatCATAGCCAGAGTCTGTTGAGATTATGTACTATGAATGAATAATTCCTTGGTTTCTATTCCCAAAGAGGCCATTTTATTTTGATTCCATTTTGGGACAGTCTACTCAGACTATTCAGTCTGACCAGAGAACTCAATAGATTGTGCAGTCTTTCCACTAAATTTTAGCTTAATTAAGACAATAGAAAGatcctgacttgcccaggatgagtGATCCTATGTGAGGTTTATTATCAATTGCTGTTACCCTTCCATCCCCAATCTAATATACATCAGAGAAGCAAAGACTTAGTAGGTGGGAAGTGGGATATAGCACACACCATTTGAGATATCTCTTTAGATCTCAGTCAGGTATATTATGAGGCCAGTGAAATGGACCAGAACCTACTTAGGGTAGGGGATTATTCCAATTCTAAAGCTGGCTCCAGAGTCCCAGAGGCTTTCTAGGATTGTGAGTAGGGCAATCCTACAGGAGTCACAGAGCAAACCAAATTGCTCAATGGTTTTTAAGTTAAGTGTGTATATTTGGATATTTGTGGGTGCTTAATTAAGACAGTACCATAATATCCACATACACCTTCCCTCTTCTGATGTGCATGGATTCCGTATCACCATTGCCATGCTTCTAGAGAATAAAACTGTCCAGcttctatatttctttctgaatCCCTGAGCCAGTCATTGACATTTATTGAATTCACATTTTGTGCtgagaactatgggaagataaaaaaaaatggattttagcCCTCTTCTTCTGGTTGGGAATATGTGTTACAAGTACTTGGAAAGACTTACTATCATTTAGATGACAGGATACAAGTGAGTTATAAATCAATATGGCATAAAAAGAATAAGTAAGTATAGATGTGAACATGTTAATCAGGAAGAGGAATGCTGAGCCATATTTTAGAAGAACTAAGGGATATAGATTGGTGGGGACAGGTAGGTAGTAATAGCCTTACATATAGGGAAGAAGGCAAGACCAAGTCAGAAGTCAGGCATGGCAAGACAATGGTTGGCTGGAATGGTTGTATGGCAGGAGTAATAAATAATGAGGTTAGTAAGATACAGATACTACCAAATATAGGCATCACACTGTTCTCAATTCtaagggaatttttaaaaaaatgcataacACACAGCCCATATCCTCCACAAACTTATAACCACATTGGGAAGGtaagacaaacatgaaacaggAAGGTGGAAAGGAATCTTGAAAGCCAGCTAGAGACATGtagattttatattttaggtAATAGTTACTACATTGCTCAAGGTTGAATGCCCAACTATATCTAATGCCCCAAATATCTAACCAGTAACTAAATTTCACCTGGGAAGGAACCTAGGTAAGAGTCATCACAGGTGGATGATTGaacttaaaaatctattttcatagATACATTAAATCAGTTAGTATAATGGCTTCTCCCTGCACATAATTATTTTGAATCACTTTAGAGAAAGTGGGCTGCTTTAACTCTATCTGCTGACAATAAATGATTAATGGAAAATCACTGGTTTGCTGCTGCAAACAGCACTTAATGTCAGTTACTTCAGGCAGGTTTCCAACTTCACAATAAATCTTTATACTGAAACTAATTTAAGGACTCAATTTAGTCCACttagttttttttcatttgtttttaaatgctcTGATAATGTGGATCAACTGGAAAAACATTCCTTTTCCACATGAAactgttggggaatgacttatagtTCCACTTTGATGCTACCACTTGAAGAAGGGTCAAGTTGTTTATTGGAAAAATTTCAAGTGTTGTTAAAAGTAGTGTGTCTGCTAGCTGTTGacataatgaaaaatgtaatGGAATTGCTTTTTAGTGTGATTGCTTTCTAGGTAGTCCAGATTCAGCTGATACAGGGATGAAAATTATCAAACACACATCAACAATCTCATAAGCCATCTAATGTCTGTtagcattatctttttttttttaaaacgtgggcttacttttttcttttttttttcttatcacttCTTTGCCGCTTGAAAATTGTTCTGTGATTTCCACAGTCTGTACTAGTCTTCCAGCAGGGGGTCGTCTGGGGTCTTTGGTTTCCTGTAATAGCATTTGAGGCATGTTTAAGTGCCTTACTATGTTCTTTGGTTTGGGTTGGTTTTGACCTACATTGAGTGGTTGCTGATTCCTGAAAGGCACTAACATAAAAATGACAGGCATTCTCTGTTCTGGGGTCATCATCATTGATGGTAGTTGGTTATTCATCACTTGAGAGGACTCCTGAGGAGATCCATTGCTTAAAGGCCATCTCTGTAAGTCCAGCTGAGCTTTTGTATTTGGGTTCATTGTTGTCTGGGGAAGTACATCAGTGAAGTATGGTTTCACTCCAGTGATTGCATTGATTTCATAAGCATTATGCCTGTCAGCCAGTGCTCTTGCAGGCCAAAGTGGTTGGTAAAGAATTGCCCCTGAAACACCACTTACAAAATGATAGAGAAGATAATGCCAAATTCCACCACTTATTGGGTTCAGAGTGACCTGAGGCCATAAACTGGCCAGACTTCGTAAAGCTTCACGGTTCCATGCTGAAACAGGGAAGTCAGTCTCTGTATGATAAagttgagaaaaataaatattgaggCTGATGCCTGGATACCTCATCAGGAAGTTGTACATTTTGCTAATGCAGCAGTGGTTGGCTTCATTACAAGGACAGTAGTTAGAATAAAGAAGGATATACTCAATGTTGTCATTGTTATGTATGGTTGCCTCAAGATAACTGCCCATCTCAAATAACATAGATTCTGGGTGGGTATCATACTCATTACAACTTGAAGCATGACCCTTTTGCACCAAGCTGCCAGAAGAAGTTTTCAGTTCATAAAATGTGAGATGTTTGGTTTGAGTACTTGGCCCACAAGGAAATCCAAAGATCTGATAAAATTCAGTGTGGGTAACTCTTGCTTCTTCGCCTGTCCGGATGTGATAAGGGCACTTAGAACAGTCTAGAGTCAAGGCCAACCAATTATAAGGTTTTACTACAGTTCCGTGATTTGTTAAGTATTCCTGGTATAATGGCTCCATTTCTAGGTTTGTGTTTTATTAATAACCACCACTGACAAGGAGGACAGATTGTATATACATGTTCATGAAAAACTATAGTTACTAAATTACATCCCCATCAGAGGAGTTAATATTGTAGCAGACAAACCTCTGGTTCTGAAGGAGAATAACCTTTCCATATATTAGAAAAATTCTGCATTTGCTTTTGCATATTCAGATTCctagaaggggaaaaaggaaagatttcGCTTTATTGATATGGATCCTTATGACATTCCAAATGACACTTCCAGCCCCTTTTGTCTGTGCAGGTCCCAAGAAATAAGTATGTGTTTGGATTTCAGTTTGTAATAACCCAGTTCTATCTAAAGCCTATGGTTTCTAATATACTATTCAGAGTTTTGTATATTTATATCCTTAGTGGTGAACATAATaatgtggtaggtgcttaataaagctccttgagggcagggattgtttaatttgtttgtctttgtattcccaacacctagcatagtaggaacataggcacttaataaatgcttattgattgattgattacatcCACAAAATTGGTAGCTTATCTCCTTTGTTGATTGAAAATCATCCTGTGATTTCCAGTCTCCACTAGTCTTCCAGCAGAGGGATTTCTGGGGTCTTTGGTTTCCTGTAGTAACAGCTAAAGTATGTTTAGGAGCCTTACGATGTCCTTTGGTTTGGTCTGGTTTTGATTTACCATTGAGTGGTCAAACACTCAAGTGTGCTGGGTGCTCAGAGGAGGGGCTGAGCTAGCCTTTAatagttttaaataaatgttctttTATCCACCTAAATAAGCTACAGTAAGTTCAGTAAAATCGTTGCTTACCTTGAAATCATTGGAGAACTGAGTTTGCTCTCCACAGTCTGTACGCAGTCCTGTAGCAACTGAAAACAAACAATTGCTGTAATTACCATCGTGTATCCTCTAGCTTTGGATCACGTTCCACATAAGGGGTCACTTCATATTTTATCTTTACTTCATTTCTCCAGCAACTTGGGGGCAGCTGCTGAGGAGATTAGATTTGTAAAAATGCTTCTCCTCATCAACTGATTATTGTCTTACATTTTACATCTCATGTTAGTTGGAGATTTGTTCTTACAAGTTATAAATACCTTTTTTCTCTTGGATTAGTCATTGCTgtgataatgtttgcaaagtaacTAATGCTAGGATACAGGAAGTCCCAGAGCCTTCCCAATTTATTTGAATTTCAAACCACCTATTTAATGCATAAATATATGCTtgcagggtgttccaaaagtgtTAGTGCAATTGtaagccccccccaccccccccccccccccccaatgaacTCAAAGATCCAGTCCTGCAAGGGAACACCTATTTAACACTGCCAGCTGGGTCAGATGTAAAAATGAATAAGACATGCATCTTGTCTTCATGAAGCTTAAAGCAAACCAGCACGGAATATGACAGGTTTGCAAACAACAGCTAAGTGAACATTGTGGAAGCTAAATACTAAGTGCTGTCTGAAGTCcaagaaaatgaaacattctttCTGCTTTGGGATCCTCCCCACAAGAGTCCCAgggagcggggtgggggggtgggggagtcttAGACAGTTCCAGAAGAGGGAATCTGTAACTCTGTTGCCAATTACCTGAGTTTGTCAAAATGTAGCCACCCTTGACCGCTCAGTTTCCTAAACTTAGTATTCTGTCTTTGATCCTCCAGTATTTACTCAAGTCATCCCCCATGCCGTAAATGCATGCTTTCTTTAATCCTACCTTCTCTTCCTCAGGTTCTACTTCCTCTGTGAAGTCTTCCTACTTACTTCCAGCTGTTACTaccaccttcttcttcttcttcttcttcttcttcttcttcttcttcttcttcttcttcttcttcttcttcttcttcttcttcttcttcttcttcttctccttctccttctccttctccttcttctattACTTTCTCTTATATTTATCTATGGCTATATCgtatctttcccccacccctaatggaatgtaagttccttattAAGTCCAGGAataatttcatttgtctttttctttccaccAGTGCCTACCATGGTGATTTACACATAGACGCAGGCTAAGCCTCACCTGTGCCTAGCAACAGCAAACAACAGGGTAGGACAACTAGTAGtgaatggtgggggggggggggggaattcctGTTCTGTTGCCTTTTAGGGTGCATGCTCCGAAGGATGCAGTACTTCATTTTAAAAGAGGGTCAGTTGAGAAATATTCTGTGACCATTAACATTTCAAAAGGGAACTTGTCTAAAATCTTAGCACTGCATCATCTCAAATTGGTTTAAGAATTGAGCAGTATTTCTGGaggaggtaatatttgaactcagccttGAAGGCTAAGTAAGATTTTAGCCTGTAGAAATGGGGGTAGGTGGGTGGGGGTGTGGAACATTTTGACTTTAGTATGTATGAAAGATTGTCACATAGGTACTATAAGCAGTAGGATCGATtccagaaacaaaacagatgagcaaaagtttacctttttttttgtttcattttaaaattttctttctgatGGGTAGCCCCAAACAGCCATTGCGTTTGAGGATTTGATGTCTCTGTAGCGGGAAGCAGAATCAAAAGGTCAgcagaaaatcaaaagagagcaaagaaacaGAGGACGAGAACTTCCTAATATGGATGTGCTGTTTTAGTGTCAGAAGTCTTGGAAAATCTGACAGTTTATCTCTCTTGTGTCATCTTTTGATAATTATATGCTCTAATTTCATCAGGCTCATTTTGTTTTGTATCTGAAATGACATTTGATTTGGGGAAGTGAATTAGCAAAGGctaactgaggcagctaggtaggtgGCACAGGACATAGAGCacagggactgga
It encodes the following:
- the APOBEC4 gene encoding putative C->U-editing enzyme APOBEC-4 — protein: MEPLYQEYLTNHGTVVKPYNWLALTLDCSKCPYHIRTGEEARVTHTEFYQIFGFPCGPSTQTKHLTFYELKTSSGSLVQKGHASSCNEYDTHPESMLFEMGSYLEATIHNNDNIEYILLYSNYCPCNEANHCCISKMYNFLMRYPGISLNIYFSQLYHTETDFPVSAWNREALRSLASLWPQVTLNPISGGIWHYLLYHFVSGVSGAILYQPLWPARALADRHNAYEINAITGVKPYFTDVLPQTTMNPNTKAQLDLQRWPLSNGSPQESSQVMNNQLPSMMMTPEQRMPVIFMLVPFRNQQPLNVGQNQPKPKNIVRHLNMPQMLLQETKDPRRPPAGRLVQTVEITEQFSSGKEVIRKKKEKSKPTF